In the Paramisgurnus dabryanus chromosome 5, PD_genome_1.1, whole genome shotgun sequence genome, one interval contains:
- the pxmp2 gene encoding peroxisomal membrane protein 2: MPVQSVPIRDPAFPVRVLQQYLILLKQYPIITKSVTSGILSASGNLLSQALEYSKKSKENSPKRKINVLGPVHFGIYGLIITGPVSHYFYNLLEVLLPTTVSYCLAKRLLLERLIFAPAFLLLFYAVMNALEGKTLADLENKLKASYWSSMKMNWKVWTPFQFININYIPVQFRVLFANLVALFWYAYLASVRK; the protein is encoded by the exons CGCATTTCCGGTGAGGGTACTACAGCAATACTTGATTTTGTTAAAGCAATATCCAATCATCACCAAATCGGTTACGAG tgGTATTCTATCTGCTTCAGGAAATCTTCTGTCCCAAGCTTTGGAGTACAGTAAAAAGAGTAAAGAAAATAGCCCAAAGAGGAAAATCAATGTCCTGGGACCTGTACACTTTGGAATTTATGG ACTTATAATAACAGGTCCAGTCAGTCATTATTTTTACAATCTCCTGGAGGTGTTGTTGCCCACCACTGTCTCATACTGCCTGGCCAAGCGTCTTCTTCTAGAGCGTCTAATATTCGCCCCAGCTTTCCTCTTGCTCTTTTATGCAGTTATGAATGCCTTGGAG GGCAAGACACTTGCAGACCTTGAAAACAAACTTAAAGCTAGTTATTGGTCTTCCATGAAAATGAACTGGAAGGTTTGGACCCCATTTCAGTTTATCAACATCAACTATATACCTGTACAG TTTCGAGTGCTGTTTGCCAACCTGGTTGCCTTATTCTGGTACGCCTACCTAGCCTCTGTCAGGAAATGA
- the LOC135732565 gene encoding polyubiquitin-like, giving the protein MPYINSSALGAIWCEFGATYQTRTRKPYREIFEQLLLRKAMDLIIKGFDGITKHLTVDWNTTVGHLKQLILRDFSVDPSQQKLSANNGHRISLDDDGRSLSSYGLHSGSTIALLIRTPGPMQVFVKNVKGETSTYDVGVDETVSQLQTKIYNKERTPVDQQRLIYGGIQLEAGKMLRDYKITAGSTIHMTLRLRGG; this is encoded by the exons ATGCCTTATATTAATTCATCTGCTCTCGGAGCCATTTGGTGTGAATTTGGTGCGACTTACCAGACTCGAACAAGAAAACCATACAGAGAAATATTTGAACAACTTCTGCTCAG AAAAGCAATGGATCTAATAATAAAGGGATTCGATGGAATCACAAAACATCTGACTGTTGACTGGAATACCACAGTTGGTcacctgaagcagctaattTTGCGTGACTTCAGTGTGGACCCTTCTCAACAGAAGCTGTCTGCAAATAACGGTCATCGGATCAGCCTTGACGATGATGGCAGAAGCCTCAGTAGTTATGGTTTGCACTCTGGATCCACAATAGCGCTCCTGATCAGGACCCCTGGACCCATGCAGGTGTTTGTCAAGAACGTGAAGGGCGAAACAAGTACCTACGACGTTGGTGTCGATGAGACCGTATCTCAGCTCCAGACTAAAATCTACAATAAAGAGAGAACCCCGGTGGACCAGCAGAGGCTCATTTACGGCGGTATCCAACTGGAGGCGGGCAAGATGCTTCGGGATTACAAAATCACAGCTGGAAGCACCATTCACATGACACTTCGTCTCCGAGGAGGATAA
- the LOC135732135 gene encoding uncharacterized protein, whose translation MEITVKEINGNTTRLTVDLSATVGDLKQKISQHFNVQTSQQKLSVNNGQRHNLDDDSRNLSFYGVSSGSTIALLITNPVPIKQVFVKNEKGQTSTYDVDVDETVDQLREKIYNKQRVPLDQWSLVCDGKELKSGMKLKDYGIKDKSTMHMTLRLRGG comes from the coding sequence ATGGAAATAACAGTAAAAGAAATCAACGGAAACACGACACGGCTGACTGTGGACCTCAGTGCCACAGTTGGTGACCTGAAGCAGAAGATCTCGCAGCACTTTAATGTGCAAACTTCTCAACAGAagctgtctgtaaataatggtCAACGACACAACCTTGATGATGATTCCAGAAACCTCAGTTTTTATGGTGTGAGCTCTGGATCCACAATAGCGCTCCTCATCACGAACCCTGTACCCATCAAGCAGGTGTTTGTCAAGAACGAGAAGGGCCAGACAAGCACTTATGATGTGGACGTGGATGAGACTGTAGATCAGCTCCGGGAAAAGATCTACAACAAACAGAGAGTCCCTCTGGATCAGTGGAGTCTGGTTTGCGATGGTAAAGAACTGAAGTCTGGCATGAAGTTGAAAGACTACGGCATTAAAGATAAAAGCACAATGCACATGACTTTACGTCTCCGAGGAGGATAA